Proteins encoded in a region of the Ptychodera flava strain L36383 chromosome 4, AS_Pfla_20210202, whole genome shotgun sequence genome:
- the LOC139131090 gene encoding large ribosomal subunit protein uL6-like translates to MKTIQSSRTVTIPEGVDISVKCRTVTVTGPRGTLVRNFNHLHIELKKVGKKRVRVDKWFGNRKELACVRTVCSHIENMIKGVTVGFLYKMRSVYAHFPINCNVQENNTLIEIRNFLGEKVIRHVRMREGVKVSMSTKQKDEIILEGNDVEQVSNSAALIHQSVKVKNKDIRKFLDGIYVSEKTTVVVDE, encoded by the exons ATGAAGACCATTCAGTCAAGTCGGACGGTTACCATCCCAGAGGGCG TTGACATTTCAGTCAAGTGCCGGACAGTTACCGTCACAGGACCACGTGGCACCCTAGTCAGGAACTTCAACCACTTGCACATTGAGCTGAAGAAAGTTGGCAAGAAGAGAGTCAGAGTGGACAAGTGGTTTGGAAACCGAAAGGAGTTGGCATGTGTGCGTACAGTGTGCAGTCACATCGAGAACATGATCAAAGGAGTCACTGTG GGTTTCCTTTACAAGATGAGGTCTGTCTATGCCCATTTCCCAATCAACTGCAACGTTCAAGAAAACAACACCCTTATTGAGATCAGGAACTTCCTCGGTGAGAAAGTGATCCGCCATGTCAGGATGCGAGAGGGTGTCAAAGTCTCTATGTCCACAAAGCAGAAGGATGAGATCATCCTGGAAGGGAACGATGTTGAACAAGTATCAAATTCAG CTGCCCTGATCCATCAGTCAGTGAAGGTTAAAAACAAGGATATCCGTAAATTTTTGGATGGTATCTATGTATCAGAGAAGACCACTGTGGTCGTTGATGAGTAA
- the LOC139131088 gene encoding protein YIPF6-like yields MADDMDIKDSMTDLALEHPIEGDITVPGAPDEEGDELSTLDEPVTVTIKRDLKAVGIKFFHVLWPRQSKTLLREWDLWGPLVLCILLGMMLQGSSANDTDDGGPQFAEVFVIVTGGAVIVTLNSQLLGGTISFFQSVCVLGYCILPLNLASIICRVVLLAHQTTALFVIRFILVFAAFVWSTLASMAFLGDSQPVNRKSLAVYPMCLFYFIIGWMILSHTHS; encoded by the exons ATGGCGGACGACATGGACATAAAAGAT AGCATGACAGATCTTGCCCTGGAGCATCCTATAGAGGGCGACATTACAGTACCTGGGGCACCTGATGAGGAGGGTGATGAATTGTCTACATTAGATGAACCTGTTACAGTTACAATT AAAAGAGATTTAAAAGCAGTTGGAATCAAGTTCTTTCATGTGCTTTGGCCAAGACAAAGCAAAACATTACTAAGAGAAT GGGATCTTTGGGGTCCACTTGTATTGTGTATTTTACTAGGAAT GATGTTACAGGGTTCATCAGCAAATGACACAGATGATGGTGGTCCACAGTTTGCAGAAGTTTTTGTCATTGTCACAGGGGGCGCTGTCATTGTTACGCTAAATTCACAACTCTTAGGAGGAACGAT ATCCTTTTTCCAGAGTGTCTGTGTGTTGGGTTATTGTATCCTGCCACTCAACCTAGCATCGATAATCTGTAGGGTAGTTTTACTGGCACACCAAACAACGGCATTATTTGTCATCAGATTTATCCTAGTATTTGCAGCTTTTGTTTGGTCAACTCTCG CTTCCATGGCGTTCCTTGGAGACAGCCAAccggtcaacaggaaatcactGGCAGTGTATCCCATGTGTTTGTTTTACTTCATAATTGGATGGATGATCCTCTCACACACCCATTCCTAA
- the LOC139131087 gene encoding coiled-coil domain-containing protein 134-like: protein MRSFVQFCFVASCLFSLSTCEKDKKSKESTADVEEDKGLLLYRQLFQTRRQDHMEAINNILALQDYEKQYKLIKMVYEKLFEVLSGAKTALEQINFNPSDRFPTDDMTKEAVSSVLENTAFFGEVLLRLPDISHDIYEKRKDWLEIMTWAIKFSEKTRVFEGIHGKFLNLVGQELNIFERDPDYQNPYSLNSKLKFQGSEPISQKPKKKEKKPKKRGPRLSQAKTEL from the exons ATGCGTTCTTTTGTGCAATTCTGTTTTGTCGCCTCGTGCCTGTTCTCACTGTCAACATGTGAAAAGGACAAGAAGTCGAAAGAATCGACCGCCGACGTCGAAGAGGACAAAGGTTTACTGTTGT ACAGACAACTCTTTCAGACTAGGAGACAGGACCACATGGAAGCTATAAATAACATACTAGCATTACAAGACTATGAGAAGCAATACAAACTCATTAAGATGGTTTatgaaaaactttttgag GTTCTAAGTGGCGCTAAAACAGCATTGGAACAGATCAACTTTAACCCCAGTGACAGGTTTCCGACAGATGATATGACGAAAGAAG CTGTGTCCAGTGTGCTGGAAAACACTGCTTTCTTTGGCGAAGTGCTGCTTCGACTGCCGGATATATCACACGACATCTACGAGAAGCGGAAAGACTGGCTGGAAATCATGACATGGGCGATAAAGTTTTCAGAGAAAACTAGGGTTTTTGAGGGAATACATGGAAAATTTTTAAATCTG GTTGGCCAGGAGCTGAATATTTTTGAACGTGATCCTGATTATCAAAACCCATACAGCCTAAATTCCAAG ctgaaatttcaGGGCAGTGAGCCAATCTCCcagaaacccaagaagaaagagaaGAAACCAAAGAAGAGGGGTCCCCGTCTGTCGCAGGCTAAAACAGAACTGTGA